A single region of the Cucumis melo cultivar AY chromosome 3, USDA_Cmelo_AY_1.0, whole genome shotgun sequence genome encodes:
- the LOC103488562 gene encoding coatomer subunit beta'-2-like, translating into MSIGKLDMAEECLKYAVDYSGLLLLYSSLGDAQGISQLATLAKEQGKNNVAFLCLFVLGKLEDCLQLLVESNRIPEAALMVRSYLPSKVSEIVAIWRKDLSKEIDGSSSSFSQLFGIEGSYH; encoded by the exons ATGTCGATTGGAAAG TTGGACATGGCCGAGGAATGTTTGAAGTATGCTGTAGATTATAGTGGTTTGTTATTGTTGTACTCTTCCCTAGGAGACGCTCAAGGCATATCACAACTTGCAACCCTTGCCAAGGAGCAAGGAAAGAACAACGTTGCATTCCTTTGTTTATTTGTGTTGGGTAAATTGGAAGACTGCCTTCAGTTGTTAGTAGAAAg TAATCGGATTCCAGAAGCTGCTTTGATGGTTCGATCTTATCTTCCAAGCAAGGTATCAGAGATAGTTGCAATTTGGAGGAAAGACCTGAGTAAG GAAATTGATGGTTCAAGTTCAAGCTTCAGTCAACTGTTTGGAATTGAAG ggagttatcactaa
- the LOC103488269 gene encoding V-type proton ATPase subunit c''1 produces the protein MSTAAVLARSSSWARALVNISPYTFSAIGIAIAIGVSVLGAAWGIYITGSSLIGAAIKAPRITSKNLISVIFCEAVAIYGVIVAIILQTKLESVSASQIYAPESLRAGYAIFASGIIVGFANLVCGLCVGIIGSSCALSDAQNSSLFVKILVIEIFGSALGLFGVIVGIIMSAQASWPAKRG, from the exons ATGTCTACCGCCGCTGTCCTTGCGCGTTCTAGCTCCTGGGCTCGCGCTCTCGTCAACATCTCCCCCTACACTTTCTCCGCCATCGGCATCGCCATCGCCATCGGCGTTTCCGTCCTCGGTGCCGCCTG GGGGATTTACATCACGGGAAGCAGTTTGATTGGTGCGGCGATCAAAGCTCCTCGTATTACTTCCAAGAACTTGATTAG TGTAATTTTCTGTGAAGCTGTTGCTATATATGGTGTCATTGTTGCCATTATCTTACAGACCAAGTTAGAGAGTGTGTCAGCATCTCAGATATATGCTCCCGAGTCTCTAAGAGCAGGATACGCAATATTTGCTTCTGGAATCATAGTTGGCTTTGCAAACCTCGTCTGCGG GCTGTGTGTGGGAATCATTGGAAGCAGCTGTGCATTATCAGATGCCCAGAACTCCTCCCTTTTTGTGAAGATTCTTGTAATCGAGATCTTTGGCAGTGCACTTGGGTTGTTCGGAGTAATTGTTGGGATAATTATGTCAGCTCAAGCCTCTTGGCCTGCAAAGAGAGGTTAA
- the LOC103488270 gene encoding uncharacterized protein LOC103488270 produces MDENERRIPKALIVGGSIAGISCAHALLEAGWKVQVLEKSTTPPTGSSTGAGLGLDLLSQSLIQSWISDPQLLLQSTLPLTVDQNQATVDRETKERLILSRDENFNFRAALWADLHGLLYNELPSEIFLWGHHFLSFCKSEDKACVKIRARVLQSGEIAEIVGDLLVGADGCLSSVLRTFLPNFELRYSGYCAWRGVLDFSKNENSETIVGLRRAYPELGKCLYFDLGSATHIVLYELPKKKLNWIWYINQPEPQLKGNSMTMRVQEEMVRKMHEQAEKVWVPEFVKVVKETKEPFINVIYDRNSLEQLVWDNVVLVGDAAHPTTPHGLRSTNMSILDAAVLGKCLEKWGPENLQSALAEYQSVRLPVSSKQVLHSRYLGRLKQGLALPDQEPFDPRVATPENCLELQQKNIPFFNDVPQLIDTTRKSI; encoded by the exons ATGGATGAAAATGAGAGAAGAATCCCCAAAGCACTCATTGTTGGGGGCAGCATAGCAGGAATTTCCTGCGCTCATGCTCTCTTAGAAGCCGGGTGGAAAGTTCAGGTACTTGAAAAATCAACCACTCCTCCAACCGGAAGTTCCACCGGCGCTGGCCTCGGCCTGGATCTTCTCTCTCAGAGCCTCATCCAGTCCTGGATTTCCGATCCTCAACTTCTTCTCCAATCCACCCTCCCCCTTACCGTCGATCAG AATCAAGCAACTGTTGATAGGGAAACTAAGGAGAGGTTGATTTTAAGTAGGGATGAGAATTTCAATTTTAGGGCAGCTCTTTGGGCTGACCTCCATGGCCTTCTCTACAATGAGCTTCCATCTGAAATATTTCTATGGGGTCACCATTTCCTTTCATTCTGCAAGTCTGAGGATAAAGCTTGTGTGAAGATAAGAGCTAGGGTTTTGCAAAGTGGTGAGATTGCTGAAATAGTTGGAGATTTGCTCGTTGGTGCTGATGGGTGTCTTTCTTCTGTGCTTCGGACCTTCCTTCCCAACTTCGAGTTGAG atattctGGATATTGTGCTTGGAGAGGAGTCCTTGATTTTTCTAAGAATGAGAATTCAGAGACTATAGTTGGACTTCGAAGGGCATATCCTGAACTTGGGAAATGCTTGTATTTTGACTTAGGATCCGCTACTCACATTGTGCTCTACGAGCTTCCAAAGAAAAAACTTAATTGGATTTGGTATATCAATCAACCAGAACCACAACTCAAG GGTAACTCGATGACGATGAGAGTACAAGAGGAGATGGTGAGGAAAATGCACGAACAAGCAGAGAAGGTTTGGGTTCCTGAGTTCGTAAAAGTCGTTAAAGAAACAAAAGAGCCTTTCATCAATGTCATATATGATAGAAATTCATTGGAACAACTAGTTTGGGATAATGTAGTATTGGTTGGAGATGCAGCTCATCCTACAACTCCTCATGGCTTGAGAAGTACGAATATGTCGATATTGGATGCAGCCGTTTTAGGCAAATGCCTTGAGAAATGGGGACCAGAGAACTTACAATCAGCCCTTGCAGAATATCAATCTGTTCGGCTGCCTGTCAGCTCAAAGCAAGTCCTGCATTCTAGGTATTTGGGTAGGCTAAAGCAAGGTTTAGCTCTACCTGATCAAGAACCCTTCGATCCAAGGGTAGCTACGCCAGAGAACTGCCTAGAACTTCAACAGAAAAACATTCCTTTCTTCAATGATGTTCCTCAACTAATAGATACCACCAGGAAGTCTATATAG